From the genome of Spodoptera frugiperda isolate SF20-4 chromosome 23, AGI-APGP_CSIRO_Sfru_2.0, whole genome shotgun sequence, one region includes:
- the LOC118267223 gene encoding putative alpha-L-fucosidase, with protein MRLLIFSIFICLAYAKIREISVIKSENNIETDFIDRKGYRPNWRDLDKRPLPEWYDRAKIGIFLHWGVYAVPSFGSEWFWMNWKSNVTKYVDFMNKNYPPNFTYQQFAPMFTAEFFDPAEWAQLFAEAGAKYIVLTSKHHEGFTLFPSKRSFSWNSVDVGPKRDLVGELSAAVRERGLKFGVYHSLYEWYNPIYLQDKNASFETHTYVDTKLWSDLKQLIYDYKPSVIWSDGDWEAPDDYWRSTDLLAWLYNSSPVREEVVVNDRWGKDIPGHHGDFYNHADRFNPGKLLDHKWENAFTVDKLSWGYRRTMKIGEIMSDSQMLFQVVSTVSCGGNALINVGPTKEGTIIPVFQERLLLLGEWLAINGDAIYDSSPWFSQNDTVNGKVWYTCTKENYNATHPTYPPSANDKILAIYAITLEWPKDNWLTLGDITSYLHRGTYQVELLGNKGVYLTWKISNGKAAIQLPDKATVRSKVAWTLKFTLK; from the exons ATGAGATTgctaatattttcaatattcatCTGCTTAGCATACGCTAAGATACGAGAAATTAGTGTAATCAAATcggaaaataatattgaaacgGATTTCATTGATAGAAAGGGCTATCGACCGAATTGGAGGGATTTGGATAAACGGCCGCTACCCGAGTGGTATGATAGAGCTAAGATAGGCATATTCCTCCATTGGGGGGTTTATGCCGTACCTAGTTTCGGGTCAGAATGGTTTTGGATGAACTGGAAAAGTA atgtgACAAAATACGTAGACttcatgaataaaaattatccacCAAATTTTACGTATCAGCAATTTGCTCCGATGTTCACGGCAGAATTTTTCGACCCTGCAGAATGGGCACAACTATTTGCGGAAGCTGGAGcgaa ATACATTGTCCTAACTAGTAAACATCATGAGGGTTTCACTTTGTTCCCATCAAAGCGTTCATTCAGTTGGAATTCAGTTGATGTCGGGCCAAAACGGGACTTGGTGGGCGAGCTATCTGCTGCTGTAAGAGAAAGGGGTCTAAAGTTTGGAGTATATCATTCCCTGTATGAATGGTACAACCCAATCTACCTACAGGATAAAAATGCATCATTTGAGACACACACATATGTCGACACAAAGTTGTGGTCTGATTTAAAACAACTTATTTACGATTATAAACCATCAGTGATTTGGTCTGATGGTGACTGGGAAGCTCCTGATGATTACTGGAGGTCTACAGACCTGTTGGCTTGGCTGTATAATTCTAGTCCAGTTAGAGAAGAAGTGGTTGTGAATGATAGATGGGGTAAAGACATCCCCGGACACCATGGGGACTTCTATAATCATGCTGATAGATTCAATCCTG gtAAACTACTCGACCATAAGTGGGAAAATGCATTTACAGTTGATAAACTATCATGGGGATATAGAAGAACTATGAAAATCGGTGAAATAATGTCAGATTCACAGATGTTGTTCCAAGTCGTATCAACAGTCAGTTGTGGAG GCAATGCTCTCATCAATGTGGGTCCCACCAAGGAAGGGACAATAATACCAGTGTTTCAAGAACGACTTTTACTCCTTGGCGAGTGGCTGGCAATCAACGGAGATGCCATATATGACAGCTCACCATGGTTCTCCCAGAATGACACGGTGAATGGCAAAGTGTGGTACACTTGtactaaagaaaattataatgcCACCCACCCCACTTATCCACCTAGTGCCAATGATAAAATTCTTGCAATCTATGCTATCACACTGGAATGGCCTAAGGACAATTGGCTAACACTTGGCGATATTACAAGTTATTTGCACAGGGGAACTTATCAAGTGGAGTTGTTGGGCAACAAAGGAGTGTACTTGACT tgGAAGATAAGTAATGGGAAGGCCGCTATACAACTGCCCGATAAGGCGACTGTTCGCTCGAAAGTAGCCTGGACTTTGAAGTTTACATTGAAATAG
- the LOC118267026 gene encoding polycomb group protein Pc, producing MHKMELGDSVYAAERIIRKRIRKNKVEYYVKWKGWKPKHNTWEPEENILDPRLIQSFERGEEHRRQGRRREREHSPAERARSGSEECHPPPGKRKAEVLSRESGKIGVTITMSPPAAKRHDSTKLNGSRTSHTTHTTHSTHTAHTAHTVQPPPPAAPPGGAAAPASPAAEAAAPRTGPRRAPHSPEEADAHTPPERERRTETQPTATAPAEPKGAQPPPPAEPQPEEEEDSWGDAPVAVPAPPPAPVAPRRGAAYWMARSPVADQIFITDVTVNLQTVTIRECRTEKGFFRSREQRPLDVT from the exons ATGCACAAGATGGAGCTGGGAGACAGCGTGTACGCCGCTGAGCGTATCATAAGGAAGAGAATTAGAAAG AACAAGGTCGAGTACTACGTGAAATGGAAAGGGTGGAAACCGAAGCACAACACTTGGGAGCCGGAGGAGAATATCCTGGACCCACGGCTCATACAGAGCTTCGAGCGCGGCGAGGAGCATCGCCGCCAGGGCAGGCGGCGCGAGCGCGAGCACTCGCCCGCCGAGCGCGCGCGCAGCGGCTCCGAGGAGTGCCACCCGCCGCCCGGCAAGCGCAAGGCCGAGGTACTGTCGCGAGAGTCGGGCAAGATCGGCGTCACCATCACCATGAGTCCGCCGGCCGCCAAGCGGCACGACTCTACGAAGCTGAACGGCAGCCGCACTTCCCACACCACGCATACCACGCACAGCACGCACACCGCGCACACCGCGCACACTGTGCAGCCTCCCCCGCCCGCCGCGCCACCTGGTGGAGCTGCAGCGCCCGCCTCACCTGCTGCTGAAGCTGCCGCACCTAGAACAGGCCCCAGACGAGCACCACATTCCCCAGAAGAAGCGGATGCTCACACTCCCCCGGAACGCGAAAGGCGCACGGAAACCCAACCGACTGCGACTGCTCCGGCGGAACCTAAAGGTGCACAACCGCCTCCACCAGCCGAGCCGCAGCCCGAGGAAGAGGAGGACTCGTGGGGCGACGCACCTGTCGCGGTGCCGGCGCCGCCGCCAGCGCCCGTAGCGCCCCGACGAGGCGCCGCCTACTGGATGGCGCGCTCCCCTGTTGCCGATCAGATCTTTATCACCGACGTCACCGTCAACCTACAAACAGTCACGATACGCGAGTGCCGCACTGAAAAGGGTTTCTTTAGGTCTCGCGAGCAACGGCCGCTCGATGTCACGTAA
- the LOC118267224 gene encoding uncharacterized protein LOC118267224: MEWSKDKTLKLIELLQVNASLWNPSLCETRRDKQKRREELRLISELLGISVLDITKKIQHLRTQYNRESAREARAFAEEPNDRYVSNWYAFEYLHFLKDSRKPYKILLSEDNNTEIGVLSPHSDNAGSDCKLANLSPPHKISRTESHTPAVRPDIVYPSVSRTRDEFSVFGEYIANELRSLKGEKNLLVAKKKIQDVIFEVKMGMISEHRTEQPICTVFTNTTQPHQTTIHSSKLYSTPVMTTAAHIEPLTSHTPPTTGISEIIINGTCHYPNFKVDSQ, translated from the exons ATGGAGTGGTCGAAAGATAAAACGTTAAAGTTGATCGAGCTGTTGCAAGTAAACGCGAGTTTGTGGAATCCATCTTTATGCGAGACGCGAAGGGACAAACAAAAGCGACGAGAAGAGTTGCGATTGATATCGGAATTGTTAGGAATTTCTGTGTTAGACATCACGAAGAAGATACAACATCTTCGTACACAATACAACCGGGAGTCGGCGCGGGAAGCTCGAGCGTTTGCTGAAGAACCTAACGATAGATATGTCAGTAACTGGTACGCCTTCGAATATCTACATTTCTTGAAAGACTCGAGGAAGCCGTACAAGATCCTTTTGTCG GAGGACAACAATACTGAAATAGGAGTATTATCCCCACATTCCGACAATGCAGGCAGTGACTGCAAGCTAGCCAACCTGTCTCCACCACACAAGATCTCTCGGACAGAGTCACATACACCTGCAGTCAGACCTGATATAGTCTACCCCTCAGTATCAAGAACCAGAGATGAATTCTCAGTATTCGGAGAATATATAGCCAATGAGCTGAGATCCCTTAAAGGAGAGAAGAACTTACTGGTTGCTAAGAAAAAGATACAGGATGTAATATTCGAAGTGAAAATGGGAATGATCAGTGAACACCGTACTGAGCAACCAATATGTACAGTATTCACAAATACTACACAGCCTCACCAAACTACGATACACAGTAGCAAGTTATACTCTACTCCCGTTATGACCACAGCTGCACATATTGAGCCTCTCACATCGCACACACCACCAACAACGGGAATcagtgaaattattattaacggAACATGTCACTACCCAAACTTTAAAGTTGATAGTCAATAG